In Columba livia isolate bColLiv1 breed racing homer chromosome 8, bColLiv1.pat.W.v2, whole genome shotgun sequence, a single genomic region encodes these proteins:
- the LOC102087141 gene encoding cytochrome c oxidase assembly factor 7 produces MAAIINLEDEEEVRSYLENLHVEYSYQCFKEKDPDGCQRLADYLDAVKKDFVAAARVLRDNCEAHGHSESCYKLGAYQAIGKGGLDPDLKAAYKSFMKSCEKGGKKSVNACHNVGLLAHDGRVNDDKPDPVVARDHYTKACDGNFAPSCFNLSVIYLQGAPGVPKDMTRALEYSLKGCELGHVWACANASRMYKLGDGIEKNDAKAEDLKNRAKQLHKEQKEASSSIAFGE; encoded by the exons ATGGCCGCGATCATCAACCtggaggacgaggaggaggtgaggagctACCTGGAGAACCTGCACGTGGAGTACAGCTACCAGTGCTTCAAGGAGAAGGACCCGGACG GCTGCCAGCGCCTCGCCGACTACCTGGACGCCGTGAAGAAGGACTTCGTGGCGGCGGCGCGTGTGCTGCGCGACAACTGCGAGGCGCACGGGCACAGCGAGAGCTGCTACAAGCTGGGGGCCTACCAGGCCATCGGGAAAG GAGGACTCGACCCAGATCTGAAAGCTGCTTACAAGTCTTTTATGAAGTCATGTGAGAAAGGTGGGAAGAAGTCAGTAAATGCATGTCATAACGTTGGGCTCTTGGCCCATGATGGGAGAGTAAACGATGATAAACCTGACCCTGTTGTCGCTAGAGACCATTACACAAAAGCCTGCGATGGCAATTTTGCTCCTAGCTGCTTCAACCTCAGCGTGATTTATCTTCAGGGGGCACCGGGGGTGCCTAAGGACATGACCCGTGCCTTGGAGTACTCGCTGAAAGGGTGTGAGCTGGGTCACGTGTGGGCTTGTGCCAACGCCAGCCGAATGTACAAACTGGGAGATGGCATTGAGAAGAATGATGCTAAGGCAGAGGATTTGAAAAACAGGGCAAAACAGCTGcataaagaacagaaagaagccTCAAGTTCTATAGCGTTTGGGGAGTAA